From Halobacteriovorax sp. HLS, the proteins below share one genomic window:
- a CDS encoding cache domain-containing protein: MKKLSLLAVGVFSLCMSNTFAADCSKEQAKESVEKMCDLIKAKGKGALGEIGKYRYCGSNYVWIQDSDVKMVLHPIKRRLNGKDLKGSKDENGVPLFVEFDKKAKADAAGGWVDYVWAKPGAEKATPKVSYVKKCEGGLNWIAGSGIWK, translated from the coding sequence ATGAAAAAACTATCGCTATTAGCAGTGGGCGTGTTCTCACTGTGCATGTCAAACACTTTTGCAGCAGACTGTTCTAAAGAACAAGCTAAAGAATCAGTAGAGAAAATGTGTGATTTAATTAAGGCCAAAGGTAAAGGTGCTCTCGGAGAAATCGGAAAGTATAGATACTGTGGGTCTAACTATGTTTGGATTCAAGATTCAGACGTAAAAATGGTTCTACATCCTATTAAAAGAAGACTAAATGGAAAGGACCTTAAGGGAAGTAAAGACGAAAATGGCGTTCCTTTATTTGTTGAGTTCGACAAGAAAGCAAAGGCCGATGCTGCTGGTGGTTGGGTTGATTATGTATGGGCCAAGCCTGGTGCAGAAAAAGCAACACCAAAAGTTTCATATGTTAAGAAGTGTGAAGGTGGATTAAACTGGATCG
- a CDS encoding chemotaxis protein CheW codes for MNNENHNLSLAEEESSEIQRFLEFSLGAEDYAIPLLSVREVISVPETTPIPKAPPHFLGIMNLRGQVISVVDMRTKLKIKARENNNEESVIIVDLDGMNLGIVVDSINKVLAFSLKEVNEVPEIETQVNAEYIYGVYRKEDSLTVLLNVAKVLDIKDVNAMKKRAA; via the coding sequence ATGAACAATGAAAATCACAATCTCTCACTCGCTGAAGAAGAAAGCTCAGAAATTCAGAGATTCTTGGAGTTTAGTCTTGGAGCGGAAGATTATGCAATTCCATTACTATCAGTTCGTGAAGTAATTTCTGTTCCTGAAACAACTCCCATACCGAAAGCTCCTCCTCATTTTCTAGGAATTATGAACTTAAGAGGACAAGTTATTTCTGTTGTCGATATGAGAACGAAGCTAAAAATAAAGGCCAGAGAAAATAATAATGAAGAGAGCGTTATTATTGTTGATCTTGATGGAATGAATTTAGGAATAGTCGTAGACTCGATAAATAAAGTACTGGCCTTTTCCTTAAAGGAAGTAAATGAAGTTCCTGAAATTGAAACTCAAGTTAATGCTGAATATATCTACGGAGTTTATCGAAAAGAAGACTCCCTTACAGTTCTTCTAAACGTTGCAAAGGTTCTTGATATAAAAGACGTCAATGCAATGAAAAAAAGAGCAGCATAA